The following coding sequences lie in one Salarias fasciatus chromosome 7 unlocalized genomic scaffold, fSalaFa1.1 super_scaffold_4, whole genome shotgun sequence genomic window:
- the LOC115383492 gene encoding uncharacterized protein LOC115383492: MASPLMIFTAERHWTEDKERALIAFFSKHSCLWNHKSESYKNKQLRWETLEQLRILLSAHPPPVPFTVEDIKSKFKNLRTTFQRQSKLAKAMKQVDSEQDFVPQWKYYEQLMFLQGSWDQDDDPGPSPPSLLTSCAPQEVSQQLAAAASSSYSPSPARCYWTEEQERALISFYSEHSCLWNKKSENHSNRQLRLRLFEALRSQLLAEHSGSFSVEDVKYKFKNLRTVFSREHKAVQASRASETPHVSKWKHYQQLLFLSESCDEDDGVESYRDRAAEQGAQTSSCSFQADVEPGGGFQIFDSASPDHVKTAADSIPPSPVANDSLLGLSPSCVLQADRPGADGHCLWSDAKVQQLISFFSEHSGLWDRRAEGYQNRPLRQSLLETLSRLLSDGERVAFTVDDIKTKFRNLRTIFQREHKVVRTNRICGSEDFYMPKWKHYQQLMFLCDSCDEDEEPEGPGLLRLDRRASALPPHQSPLSKTPSDSQHSSPAASPSPSPSISSNPASRRRTAPSGDEVLDLLKALCQNQQASPHAGFLKYVEECLNDTPPGKVRRLKKRIIETIHSASEEG, encoded by the exons ATGGCGTCGCCTCTGATGATCTTCACTGCGGAGCGACACTGGACGGAGGACAAAGAGAGGGCGCTCATCGCCTTCTTCTCCA AACACAGCTGTCTGTGGAACCACAAGTCGGAGAGCTACAAGAACAAGCAGCTGCGGTGGGAAAcgctggagcagctgaggatcCTGCTGTCGGCTCATCCGCCGCCGGTTCCTTTCACCG TGGAGGACATCAAGAGCAAATTCAAGAACCTGCGGACCACCTTCCAGCGCCAGTCCAAACTGGCTAAAGCCATGAAGCAGGTGGACTCCGAGCAGGACTTCGTCCCCCAGTGGAAGTACTACGAGCAGCTGATGTTCCTGCAGGGCAGCTGGGACCAGGACGACGACCCCGGCCCGTCTCCGCCGTCTCTGCTGACCTCCTGCGCTCCGCAGGAGGTCAGCCAGCAGCTCGCTGCCGCCGCCTCGTCCTCCTACAGCCCCTCGCCCGCCAGGTGTTACTggacggaggagcaggagcgcGCTCTCATATCCTTCTACTCCG AGCACAGCTGTCTGTGGAACAAGAAGTCTGAAAACCACAGCAACCGccagctgaggctgaggctgttCGAGGCTCTGAGGAGCCAGCTGCTGGCCGAGCACAGCGGGAGCTTCTCCG tggAAGACGTGAAGTACAAGTTCAAGAACCTGCGGACGGTTTTCAGCCGGGAGCACAAGGCGGTCCAGGCCAGCAGGGCCTCCGAGACGCCCCACGTGTCCAAATGGAAGCActaccagcagctgctcttcctgTCCGAGTCGTGCGACGAGGACGACGGCGTGGAGTCGTACCGAGACAGGGCGGCGGAGCAGGgagcccagacctcctcctgctccttccagGCTGACGTCGAGCCCGGCGGCGGCTTCCAGATCTTCGACTCGGCGTCTCCGGATCACGTGAAGACGGCGGCCGACAGCATCCCGCCGTCTCCGGTCGCCAACGACTCCCTCCTCGGCCTCTCGCCTTCCTGTGTGCTTCAGGCCGACAGACCGGGCGCCGACGGCCACTGCCTGTGGAGCGACGCCAAGGTCCAGCAGCTCATCAGCTTCTTCTCAG AGCACAGCGGGCTGTGGGACCGCCGGGCCGAGGGCTACCAGAACCGGCCCCTGAGGCAGAGCCTGCTGGAGACGCTGAGCCGCCTGCTGTCCGACGGCGAGCGCGTGGCGTTCACAG tggACGACATCAAGACGAAGTTCAGGAACCTGCGGACCATCTTCCAGCGGGAGCACAAGGTGGTGAGGACCAACCGGATCTGCGGCTCGGAGGACTTCTACATGCCCAAGTGGAAGCACTACCAGCAGCTGATGTTCCTCTGCGACTCCTgtgacgaggacgaggagcccGAGGGGCCCGGCCTCCTCCGACTGGACCGCCGGGCCTCCGCCCTGCCGCCCCACCAGTCCCCCCTCTCCAAAACCCCCTCGGACTCCCAGCACTCCTcgcccgccgcctccccctccccctccccctccatctCTTCCAACCCCGCGTCTCGCCGCAGGACGGCGCCGTCGGGCGACGAGGTGCTGGACCTCCTGAAGGCGTTGTGTCAGAACCAGCAGGCCTCGCCGCACGCCGGCTTCCTCAAGTACGTGGAGGAATGTCTGAACGACACGCCGCCCGGCAAGGTGCGGCGGCTGAAGAAGAGGATCATCGAGACCATCCACAGCGCATCCGAGGAGGGTTGA
- the LOC115383494 gene encoding hippocampus abundant transcript 1 protein-like isoform X2: MAGEPPAATGRVVLVKKIIMKDGAAQQGIGRPSVYHAVVVIFLEFFAWGLLTTPMLTVLHETFPQHTFLMNGLIQGVKGLLSFMSAPLIGALSDVWGRRSFLLVTVFFTCAPIPLMRLSPWWYFAMISMSGAFSVTFSVIFAYVADVTDERERSTAYGLVSATFAASLVTSPAIGAYLSAWYGDNLVVLVATLIALADICFILLAVPESLPDKMRLNTWGAPISWEQADPFASLRKVGQDSTVLLICITVFLSYLPEAGQYSSFFLYLRQVINFSSTTIAVFIGVVGILSIVAQTLFLTLLMRTLGNKNTVLLGLGFQILQLAWYGFGSEPWMMWAAGAVAAMSSITFPAVSALVSQSADPDKQGVVQGMITGIRGLCNGLGPALYGFIFFLFNVELNTMDPIQGDYNIDPIPLQSPTERALIPGPPFLLGACTVVVAFLVALFIPEKRSCSSSSSQLSLSDKPRPDSKEPMSSLAGVHINTPLPGGDEDSPPAASDEDFEPLLQDSIV; encoded by the exons ATGGCGGGAGAGCCGCCGGCGGCCACCGGCCGGGTGGTGCTGGTCAAGAAGATCATCATGAAGGACGGAGCCGCG cagcagggcatCGGCAGGCCCAGTGTGTACCACGCCGTGGTGGTGATCTTCCTGGAGTTCTTCGCCTGGGGCCTGCTGACCACGCCCATGCTCACG gttctgCATGAAACCTTCCCTCAGCACACCTTCCTGATGAACGGACTGATTCAGGGAGTGAAG ggCCTGCTGTCCTTCATGTCGGCCCCTCTGATTGGAGCCCTGTCGGACGTGTGGGGCCGGCGCTCCTTCCTACTGGTCACCGTCTTCTTCACGTGCGCGCCCATCCCTCTGATGAGGCTCAGCCCCTG GTGGTACTTCGCCATGATCTCCATGTCGGGAGCCTTCTCCGTCACCTTCTCCGTCATCTTCGCCTACGTGGCCGACGTGACGGACGAGCGGGAGAGGAGCACGGCGTACGGACTG gtGTCGGCCACCTTCGCCGCCAGCCTGGTGACCAGCCCGGCCATCGGAGCCTACCTGTCCGCCTGGTACGGGGACAacctggtggtgctggtggccaCGCTCATCGCCCTGGCCGACATCTGCTTCATCCTGCTGGCCGTGCCCGAGTCCCTGCCCGACAAGATGAGGCTCAACACGTGGGGCGCCCCCATCTCCTGGGAGCAGGCCGACCCCTTCGCG TCTCTGAGGAAGGTGGGCCAGGACTCCACAGTCCTGCTGATCTGCATCACCGTGTTCCTGTCCTACCTGCCCGAGGCCGGGCAGTACTCCAGCTTCTTCCTCTACCTGAGACAG GTCATCAacttctcctccaccaccatcgCCGTGTTCATCGGAGTGGTGGGGATTCTGTCCATCGTGGCTCAG ACGCTCTTCCTCACGCTGCTCATGAGAACTCTGGGGAACAAGAACACggtcctgctgggtctgggCTTCCAGATCCTCCAGCTGGCCTGGTACGGCTTCGGCTCCGAGCCCTG GATGATGTGGGCAGCTGGTGCGGTTGCAGCCATGTCCTCCATCACCTTCCCTGCAGTCTCTGCTCTGGTGTCACAGTCAGCTGATCCTGATAAACAAG GGGTGGTGCAGGGGATGATCACGGGGATCCGGGGCCTGTGTAACGGTCTGGGCCCGGCTCTGTACGGATTCATCTTCTTCCTGTTCAACGTGGAGCTGAACACCATGGACCCCATCCAGGGGGACTACAACATCGACCCCATCCCTCTGCAGAGCCCCACCGAG cGGGCGCTCATCCCCGGCCCCCCCTTCCTGCTGGGGGCGTGCACCGTGGTCGTGGCCTTCCTGGTGGCGCTCTTCATCCCCGAGAagcgctcctgctcctcctcctcctcccagctgtcGCTCAGCGACAAGCCCCGCCCCGACAGCAAGGAGCCCATGTCCTCGCTGGCCGGCGTGCACATCAACACGCCGCTGCCGGGCGGCGACGAGGACAGCCCCCCCGCCGCCAGCGACGAGGACTTCgagccgctgctgcaggacagCATCGTCTGa
- the LOC115383494 gene encoding hippocampus abundant transcript 1 protein-like isoform X3: MAGEPPAATGRVVLVKKIIMKDGAAQGIGRPSVYHAVVVIFLEFFAWGLLTTPMLTVLHETFPQHTFLMNGLIQGVKGLLSFMSAPLIGALSDVWGRRSFLLVTVFFTCAPIPLMRLSPWWYFAMISMSGAFSVTFSVIFAYVADVTDERERSTAYGLVSATFAASLVTSPAIGAYLSAWYGDNLVVLVATLIALADICFILLAVPESLPDKMRLNTWGAPISWEQADPFASLRKVGQDSTVLLICITVFLSYLPEAGQYSSFFLYLRQVINFSSTTIAVFIGVVGILSIVAQTLFLTLLMRTLGNKNTVLLGLGFQILQLAWYGFGSEPWMMWAAGAVAAMSSITFPAVSALVSQSADPDKQGVVQGMITGIRGLCNGLGPALYGFIFFLFNVELNTMDPIQGDYNIDPIPLQSPTERALIPGPPFLLGACTVVVAFLVALFIPEKRSCSSSSSQLSLSDKPRPDSKEPMSSLAGVHINTPLPGGDEDSPPAASDEDFEPLLQDSIV; the protein is encoded by the exons ATGGCGGGAGAGCCGCCGGCGGCCACCGGCCGGGTGGTGCTGGTCAAGAAGATCATCATGAAGGACGGAGCCGCG cagggcatCGGCAGGCCCAGTGTGTACCACGCCGTGGTGGTGATCTTCCTGGAGTTCTTCGCCTGGGGCCTGCTGACCACGCCCATGCTCACG gttctgCATGAAACCTTCCCTCAGCACACCTTCCTGATGAACGGACTGATTCAGGGAGTGAAG ggCCTGCTGTCCTTCATGTCGGCCCCTCTGATTGGAGCCCTGTCGGACGTGTGGGGCCGGCGCTCCTTCCTACTGGTCACCGTCTTCTTCACGTGCGCGCCCATCCCTCTGATGAGGCTCAGCCCCTG GTGGTACTTCGCCATGATCTCCATGTCGGGAGCCTTCTCCGTCACCTTCTCCGTCATCTTCGCCTACGTGGCCGACGTGACGGACGAGCGGGAGAGGAGCACGGCGTACGGACTG gtGTCGGCCACCTTCGCCGCCAGCCTGGTGACCAGCCCGGCCATCGGAGCCTACCTGTCCGCCTGGTACGGGGACAacctggtggtgctggtggccaCGCTCATCGCCCTGGCCGACATCTGCTTCATCCTGCTGGCCGTGCCCGAGTCCCTGCCCGACAAGATGAGGCTCAACACGTGGGGCGCCCCCATCTCCTGGGAGCAGGCCGACCCCTTCGCG TCTCTGAGGAAGGTGGGCCAGGACTCCACAGTCCTGCTGATCTGCATCACCGTGTTCCTGTCCTACCTGCCCGAGGCCGGGCAGTACTCCAGCTTCTTCCTCTACCTGAGACAG GTCATCAacttctcctccaccaccatcgCCGTGTTCATCGGAGTGGTGGGGATTCTGTCCATCGTGGCTCAG ACGCTCTTCCTCACGCTGCTCATGAGAACTCTGGGGAACAAGAACACggtcctgctgggtctgggCTTCCAGATCCTCCAGCTGGCCTGGTACGGCTTCGGCTCCGAGCCCTG GATGATGTGGGCAGCTGGTGCGGTTGCAGCCATGTCCTCCATCACCTTCCCTGCAGTCTCTGCTCTGGTGTCACAGTCAGCTGATCCTGATAAACAAG GGGTGGTGCAGGGGATGATCACGGGGATCCGGGGCCTGTGTAACGGTCTGGGCCCGGCTCTGTACGGATTCATCTTCTTCCTGTTCAACGTGGAGCTGAACACCATGGACCCCATCCAGGGGGACTACAACATCGACCCCATCCCTCTGCAGAGCCCCACCGAG cGGGCGCTCATCCCCGGCCCCCCCTTCCTGCTGGGGGCGTGCACCGTGGTCGTGGCCTTCCTGGTGGCGCTCTTCATCCCCGAGAagcgctcctgctcctcctcctcctcccagctgtcGCTCAGCGACAAGCCCCGCCCCGACAGCAAGGAGCCCATGTCCTCGCTGGCCGGCGTGCACATCAACACGCCGCTGCCGGGCGGCGACGAGGACAGCCCCCCCGCCGCCAGCGACGAGGACTTCgagccgctgctgcaggacagCATCGTCTGa
- the LOC115383494 gene encoding hippocampus abundant transcript 1 protein-like isoform X5 — MAGEPPAATGRVVLVKKIIMKDGAAQQQGIGRPSVYHAVVVIFLEFFAWGLLTTPMLTGLLSFMSAPLIGALSDVWGRRSFLLVTVFFTCAPIPLMRLSPWWYFAMISMSGAFSVTFSVIFAYVADVTDERERSTAYGLVSATFAASLVTSPAIGAYLSAWYGDNLVVLVATLIALADICFILLAVPESLPDKMRLNTWGAPISWEQADPFASLRKVGQDSTVLLICITVFLSYLPEAGQYSSFFLYLRQVINFSSTTIAVFIGVVGILSIVAQTLFLTLLMRTLGNKNTVLLGLGFQILQLAWYGFGSEPWMMWAAGAVAAMSSITFPAVSALVSQSADPDKQGVVQGMITGIRGLCNGLGPALYGFIFFLFNVELNTMDPIQGDYNIDPIPLQSPTERALIPGPPFLLGACTVVVAFLVALFIPEKRSCSSSSSQLSLSDKPRPDSKEPMSSLAGVHINTPLPGGDEDSPPAASDEDFEPLLQDSIV; from the exons ATGGCGGGAGAGCCGCCGGCGGCCACCGGCCGGGTGGTGCTGGTCAAGAAGATCATCATGAAGGACGGAGCCGCG cagcagcagggcatCGGCAGGCCCAGTGTGTACCACGCCGTGGTGGTGATCTTCCTGGAGTTCTTCGCCTGGGGCCTGCTGACCACGCCCATGCTCACG ggCCTGCTGTCCTTCATGTCGGCCCCTCTGATTGGAGCCCTGTCGGACGTGTGGGGCCGGCGCTCCTTCCTACTGGTCACCGTCTTCTTCACGTGCGCGCCCATCCCTCTGATGAGGCTCAGCCCCTG GTGGTACTTCGCCATGATCTCCATGTCGGGAGCCTTCTCCGTCACCTTCTCCGTCATCTTCGCCTACGTGGCCGACGTGACGGACGAGCGGGAGAGGAGCACGGCGTACGGACTG gtGTCGGCCACCTTCGCCGCCAGCCTGGTGACCAGCCCGGCCATCGGAGCCTACCTGTCCGCCTGGTACGGGGACAacctggtggtgctggtggccaCGCTCATCGCCCTGGCCGACATCTGCTTCATCCTGCTGGCCGTGCCCGAGTCCCTGCCCGACAAGATGAGGCTCAACACGTGGGGCGCCCCCATCTCCTGGGAGCAGGCCGACCCCTTCGCG TCTCTGAGGAAGGTGGGCCAGGACTCCACAGTCCTGCTGATCTGCATCACCGTGTTCCTGTCCTACCTGCCCGAGGCCGGGCAGTACTCCAGCTTCTTCCTCTACCTGAGACAG GTCATCAacttctcctccaccaccatcgCCGTGTTCATCGGAGTGGTGGGGATTCTGTCCATCGTGGCTCAG ACGCTCTTCCTCACGCTGCTCATGAGAACTCTGGGGAACAAGAACACggtcctgctgggtctgggCTTCCAGATCCTCCAGCTGGCCTGGTACGGCTTCGGCTCCGAGCCCTG GATGATGTGGGCAGCTGGTGCGGTTGCAGCCATGTCCTCCATCACCTTCCCTGCAGTCTCTGCTCTGGTGTCACAGTCAGCTGATCCTGATAAACAAG GGGTGGTGCAGGGGATGATCACGGGGATCCGGGGCCTGTGTAACGGTCTGGGCCCGGCTCTGTACGGATTCATCTTCTTCCTGTTCAACGTGGAGCTGAACACCATGGACCCCATCCAGGGGGACTACAACATCGACCCCATCCCTCTGCAGAGCCCCACCGAG cGGGCGCTCATCCCCGGCCCCCCCTTCCTGCTGGGGGCGTGCACCGTGGTCGTGGCCTTCCTGGTGGCGCTCTTCATCCCCGAGAagcgctcctgctcctcctcctcctcccagctgtcGCTCAGCGACAAGCCCCGCCCCGACAGCAAGGAGCCCATGTCCTCGCTGGCCGGCGTGCACATCAACACGCCGCTGCCGGGCGGCGACGAGGACAGCCCCCCCGCCGCCAGCGACGAGGACTTCgagccgctgctgcaggacagCATCGTCTGa
- the LOC115383494 gene encoding hippocampus abundant transcript 1 protein-like isoform X1: MAGEPPAATGRVVLVKKIIMKDGAAQQQGIGRPSVYHAVVVIFLEFFAWGLLTTPMLTVLHETFPQHTFLMNGLIQGVKGLLSFMSAPLIGALSDVWGRRSFLLVTVFFTCAPIPLMRLSPWWYFAMISMSGAFSVTFSVIFAYVADVTDERERSTAYGLVSATFAASLVTSPAIGAYLSAWYGDNLVVLVATLIALADICFILLAVPESLPDKMRLNTWGAPISWEQADPFASLRKVGQDSTVLLICITVFLSYLPEAGQYSSFFLYLRQVINFSSTTIAVFIGVVGILSIVAQTLFLTLLMRTLGNKNTVLLGLGFQILQLAWYGFGSEPWMMWAAGAVAAMSSITFPAVSALVSQSADPDKQGVVQGMITGIRGLCNGLGPALYGFIFFLFNVELNTMDPIQGDYNIDPIPLQSPTERALIPGPPFLLGACTVVVAFLVALFIPEKRSCSSSSSQLSLSDKPRPDSKEPMSSLAGVHINTPLPGGDEDSPPAASDEDFEPLLQDSIV; this comes from the exons ATGGCGGGAGAGCCGCCGGCGGCCACCGGCCGGGTGGTGCTGGTCAAGAAGATCATCATGAAGGACGGAGCCGCG cagcagcagggcatCGGCAGGCCCAGTGTGTACCACGCCGTGGTGGTGATCTTCCTGGAGTTCTTCGCCTGGGGCCTGCTGACCACGCCCATGCTCACG gttctgCATGAAACCTTCCCTCAGCACACCTTCCTGATGAACGGACTGATTCAGGGAGTGAAG ggCCTGCTGTCCTTCATGTCGGCCCCTCTGATTGGAGCCCTGTCGGACGTGTGGGGCCGGCGCTCCTTCCTACTGGTCACCGTCTTCTTCACGTGCGCGCCCATCCCTCTGATGAGGCTCAGCCCCTG GTGGTACTTCGCCATGATCTCCATGTCGGGAGCCTTCTCCGTCACCTTCTCCGTCATCTTCGCCTACGTGGCCGACGTGACGGACGAGCGGGAGAGGAGCACGGCGTACGGACTG gtGTCGGCCACCTTCGCCGCCAGCCTGGTGACCAGCCCGGCCATCGGAGCCTACCTGTCCGCCTGGTACGGGGACAacctggtggtgctggtggccaCGCTCATCGCCCTGGCCGACATCTGCTTCATCCTGCTGGCCGTGCCCGAGTCCCTGCCCGACAAGATGAGGCTCAACACGTGGGGCGCCCCCATCTCCTGGGAGCAGGCCGACCCCTTCGCG TCTCTGAGGAAGGTGGGCCAGGACTCCACAGTCCTGCTGATCTGCATCACCGTGTTCCTGTCCTACCTGCCCGAGGCCGGGCAGTACTCCAGCTTCTTCCTCTACCTGAGACAG GTCATCAacttctcctccaccaccatcgCCGTGTTCATCGGAGTGGTGGGGATTCTGTCCATCGTGGCTCAG ACGCTCTTCCTCACGCTGCTCATGAGAACTCTGGGGAACAAGAACACggtcctgctgggtctgggCTTCCAGATCCTCCAGCTGGCCTGGTACGGCTTCGGCTCCGAGCCCTG GATGATGTGGGCAGCTGGTGCGGTTGCAGCCATGTCCTCCATCACCTTCCCTGCAGTCTCTGCTCTGGTGTCACAGTCAGCTGATCCTGATAAACAAG GGGTGGTGCAGGGGATGATCACGGGGATCCGGGGCCTGTGTAACGGTCTGGGCCCGGCTCTGTACGGATTCATCTTCTTCCTGTTCAACGTGGAGCTGAACACCATGGACCCCATCCAGGGGGACTACAACATCGACCCCATCCCTCTGCAGAGCCCCACCGAG cGGGCGCTCATCCCCGGCCCCCCCTTCCTGCTGGGGGCGTGCACCGTGGTCGTGGCCTTCCTGGTGGCGCTCTTCATCCCCGAGAagcgctcctgctcctcctcctcctcccagctgtcGCTCAGCGACAAGCCCCGCCCCGACAGCAAGGAGCCCATGTCCTCGCTGGCCGGCGTGCACATCAACACGCCGCTGCCGGGCGGCGACGAGGACAGCCCCCCCGCCGCCAGCGACGAGGACTTCgagccgctgctgcaggacagCATCGTCTGa
- the LOC115383494 gene encoding hippocampus abundant transcript-like protein 1 isoform X4 — MTPAAQQQQGIGRPSVYHAVVVIFLEFFAWGLLTTPMLTVLHETFPQHTFLMNGLIQGVKGLLSFMSAPLIGALSDVWGRRSFLLVTVFFTCAPIPLMRLSPWWYFAMISMSGAFSVTFSVIFAYVADVTDERERSTAYGLVSATFAASLVTSPAIGAYLSAWYGDNLVVLVATLIALADICFILLAVPESLPDKMRLNTWGAPISWEQADPFASLRKVGQDSTVLLICITVFLSYLPEAGQYSSFFLYLRQVINFSSTTIAVFIGVVGILSIVAQTLFLTLLMRTLGNKNTVLLGLGFQILQLAWYGFGSEPWMMWAAGAVAAMSSITFPAVSALVSQSADPDKQGVVQGMITGIRGLCNGLGPALYGFIFFLFNVELNTMDPIQGDYNIDPIPLQSPTERALIPGPPFLLGACTVVVAFLVALFIPEKRSCSSSSSQLSLSDKPRPDSKEPMSSLAGVHINTPLPGGDEDSPPAASDEDFEPLLQDSIV, encoded by the exons ATGACTCCAGCTGCTCAG cagcagcagggcatCGGCAGGCCCAGTGTGTACCACGCCGTGGTGGTGATCTTCCTGGAGTTCTTCGCCTGGGGCCTGCTGACCACGCCCATGCTCACG gttctgCATGAAACCTTCCCTCAGCACACCTTCCTGATGAACGGACTGATTCAGGGAGTGAAG ggCCTGCTGTCCTTCATGTCGGCCCCTCTGATTGGAGCCCTGTCGGACGTGTGGGGCCGGCGCTCCTTCCTACTGGTCACCGTCTTCTTCACGTGCGCGCCCATCCCTCTGATGAGGCTCAGCCCCTG GTGGTACTTCGCCATGATCTCCATGTCGGGAGCCTTCTCCGTCACCTTCTCCGTCATCTTCGCCTACGTGGCCGACGTGACGGACGAGCGGGAGAGGAGCACGGCGTACGGACTG gtGTCGGCCACCTTCGCCGCCAGCCTGGTGACCAGCCCGGCCATCGGAGCCTACCTGTCCGCCTGGTACGGGGACAacctggtggtgctggtggccaCGCTCATCGCCCTGGCCGACATCTGCTTCATCCTGCTGGCCGTGCCCGAGTCCCTGCCCGACAAGATGAGGCTCAACACGTGGGGCGCCCCCATCTCCTGGGAGCAGGCCGACCCCTTCGCG TCTCTGAGGAAGGTGGGCCAGGACTCCACAGTCCTGCTGATCTGCATCACCGTGTTCCTGTCCTACCTGCCCGAGGCCGGGCAGTACTCCAGCTTCTTCCTCTACCTGAGACAG GTCATCAacttctcctccaccaccatcgCCGTGTTCATCGGAGTGGTGGGGATTCTGTCCATCGTGGCTCAG ACGCTCTTCCTCACGCTGCTCATGAGAACTCTGGGGAACAAGAACACggtcctgctgggtctgggCTTCCAGATCCTCCAGCTGGCCTGGTACGGCTTCGGCTCCGAGCCCTG GATGATGTGGGCAGCTGGTGCGGTTGCAGCCATGTCCTCCATCACCTTCCCTGCAGTCTCTGCTCTGGTGTCACAGTCAGCTGATCCTGATAAACAAG GGGTGGTGCAGGGGATGATCACGGGGATCCGGGGCCTGTGTAACGGTCTGGGCCCGGCTCTGTACGGATTCATCTTCTTCCTGTTCAACGTGGAGCTGAACACCATGGACCCCATCCAGGGGGACTACAACATCGACCCCATCCCTCTGCAGAGCCCCACCGAG cGGGCGCTCATCCCCGGCCCCCCCTTCCTGCTGGGGGCGTGCACCGTGGTCGTGGCCTTCCTGGTGGCGCTCTTCATCCCCGAGAagcgctcctgctcctcctcctcctcccagctgtcGCTCAGCGACAAGCCCCGCCCCGACAGCAAGGAGCCCATGTCCTCGCTGGCCGGCGTGCACATCAACACGCCGCTGCCGGGCGGCGACGAGGACAGCCCCCCCGCCGCCAGCGACGAGGACTTCgagccgctgctgcaggacagCATCGTCTGa